In one window of Bdellovibrio bacteriovorus W DNA:
- the rpmA gene encoding 50S ribosomal protein L27 (COG0211 Ribosomal protein L27), whose translation MASKKAGGSTKNGRDSQSKRLGVKRFGGEKVLPGTIIVRQRGTKFHMGNNVKMGRDYTIYSVIEGLVKFERFSKERFKISVYPKAV comes from the coding sequence ATGGCAAGTAAGAAGGCCGGTGGTAGTACAAAGAACGGTCGCGACTCCCAGAGTAAGCGACTTGGTGTAAAAAGATTTGGTGGCGAAAAAGTTCTTCCGGGAACAATCATTGTACGTCAACGTGGAACTAAGTTCCATATGGGCAACAATGTTAAGATGGGTCGCGATTACACGATCTATTCTGTTATTGAAGGTCTTGTAAAATTTGAGCGTTTCTCTAAAGAACGTTTCAAAATCAGTGTTTATCCTAAAGCTGTTTAG
- a CDS encoding 50S ribosomal protein L21 (COG0261 Ribosomal protein L21), with protein sequence MYAIIRTGGKQYKVQAGDVVQVDKLEQALGAEFDINEILMVGGESTVVGQPLVKGAKVTVVVTKQAKGRKLEVFKKKRRKGYRKFATHRQEYTELFVKAITSPDGKVAKTDESANVVDVKAVREEKAQARVAARKERVSTKGKAEAKPAAKKVAKKKVAKKVAKKATSTGAKKKAAKKTTKKA encoded by the coding sequence ATGTACGCGATTATTCGTACAGGCGGTAAGCAATATAAAGTTCAAGCTGGTGACGTAGTTCAAGTTGATAAGCTTGAGCAAGCACTTGGAGCAGAGTTTGATATCAACGAAATCTTGATGGTTGGTGGTGAGTCCACTGTTGTTGGTCAACCTTTGGTTAAAGGTGCAAAAGTAACAGTAGTAGTTACAAAGCAAGCAAAAGGTAGAAAGCTAGAAGTTTTCAAAAAGAAACGTCGTAAGGGTTACAGAAAGTTCGCGACTCATAGACAAGAGTACACAGAGCTTTTTGTTAAAGCGATCACTTCTCCTGATGGAAAAGTAGCTAAAACTGACGAATCAGCAAACGTTGTAGACGTAAAAGCTGTTCGTGAAGAAAAAGCACAAGCTCGCGTAGCAGCTCGTAAAGAGCGCGTTTCTACAAAAGGTAAAGCGGAAGCTAAGCCTGCAGCAAAAAAAGTTGCTAAGAAGAAAGTTGCAAAAAAAGTAGCTAAAAAAGCAACATCAACTGGCGCTAAGAAAAAAGCTGCGAAGAAAACAACTAAAAAAGCATAA
- a CDS encoding ribonuclease G (COG1530 Ribonucleases G and E), giving the protein MSAEILINVRPQETRVAYVDKGILADLKIERKTSPTLVGSIHRGTVIRVLPGMQAAFVDIGMEKAAFLYVGDIREDVDDNFLSDVDTDEPLNDSHDDGKLHSNHHSQNKTPIQDLLKEGQSILVQVAKDPLGTKGARLTTHLSLPGRFVVFLPTVRHLGISRRIEDEPERERLRQLVHKINPSGGVIVRTAGEGASEELLKADIEYLDRMSKDIFKSYEKRKTPGNLHTELDVELRALRDLMSEDVTSVWVDDVEIHKKVVKFVSQFMPKYKQNIVYYEERKPLFDLYDIDIEISRSMERKIWLKSGGYIVIDEAEALVVIDVNTGKFVGKKDLEDTILKTNLEAVRETAHQLRIRNCGGIIIIDFIDMEKESHREKVLETLAEELQRDTARTNIVSMSQLGLVEMTRKRIRPSLIKTLCEPCDYCDGKGYIKRRSTVANEMFRELERDADMLINKKTNIVVHCHGDVVDWIYEAEGETLEALEAKLGRSVAFKIEPNYHIEQYEIFFV; this is encoded by the coding sequence GTGTCCGCAGAGATTCTAATTAACGTAAGACCCCAAGAGACTCGCGTGGCTTACGTAGACAAAGGTATTCTAGCCGATCTTAAAATTGAAAGAAAAACTTCCCCGACCTTAGTGGGTTCCATTCACCGTGGAACTGTTATTCGTGTTTTGCCAGGAATGCAGGCTGCTTTCGTTGATATTGGTATGGAGAAGGCGGCGTTTTTATATGTCGGCGATATTCGTGAAGACGTGGATGATAACTTCTTATCGGATGTAGATACTGATGAGCCACTTAACGACAGTCATGATGATGGGAAGCTTCATTCAAACCATCACAGCCAAAATAAAACTCCGATCCAAGACCTCCTTAAAGAAGGGCAGTCCATTTTAGTTCAAGTGGCAAAGGACCCTTTGGGAACAAAAGGAGCAAGGCTCACAACTCATCTTTCTTTACCGGGTCGTTTCGTCGTTTTTTTACCTACCGTTAGACACTTAGGTATTTCTCGCCGCATCGAGGATGAACCGGAGCGCGAAAGACTGCGTCAGCTTGTTCACAAAATAAATCCATCTGGCGGCGTGATTGTGCGCACGGCCGGAGAAGGTGCTTCTGAGGAGCTTCTAAAAGCCGATATTGAGTACCTAGATCGAATGAGTAAGGACATCTTTAAATCCTATGAAAAAAGAAAAACACCGGGCAACCTCCATACAGAGCTTGATGTTGAGTTGCGCGCCCTTCGTGATCTGATGAGTGAAGATGTTACGAGTGTATGGGTGGATGATGTTGAGATTCATAAAAAAGTTGTGAAATTTGTTTCTCAGTTTATGCCTAAGTATAAGCAGAACATTGTCTATTATGAGGAGCGCAAACCTCTTTTTGATCTCTATGATATTGATATTGAGATCTCTCGTTCTATGGAGAGAAAGATTTGGTTAAAATCCGGTGGATATATCGTAATCGACGAAGCTGAAGCTTTGGTGGTCATCGATGTGAATACAGGAAAGTTTGTTGGGAAAAAAGATTTAGAAGACACGATTTTAAAAACCAATCTGGAAGCTGTTCGTGAGACCGCTCATCAGTTGAGAATTAGAAACTGTGGTGGAATTATTATTATCGACTTCATCGATATGGAAAAAGAGTCTCATCGCGAAAAGGTATTAGAAACTCTCGCTGAAGAGCTTCAGCGCGATACAGCCCGCACAAATATCGTTTCTATGTCCCAGTTGGGACTAGTAGAGATGACCCGTAAGCGCATCCGCCCAAGCTTGATTAAGACTCTCTGCGAGCCTTGCGATTACTGTGACGGTAAAGGATATATCAAGCGCCGCTCAACCGTTGCGAACGAAATGTTTAGAGAGCTAGAGCGCGATGCAGATATGCTTATTAATAAGAAGACTAATATTGTGGTTCACTGTCATGGGGACGTGGTGGATTGGATTTACGAGGCCGAGGGGGAGACGCTAGAGGCTTTGGAAGCGAAGCTCGGGCGTTCTGTAGCTTTTAAGATCGAACCTAATTATCATATTGAACAATACGAAATATTCTTCGTTTAA
- a CDS encoding twitching motility protein (COG2805 Tfp pilus assembly protein, pilus retraction ATPase PilT), producing the protein MATIDELFKLMVEQGASDLHITSGAPPYLRLHGNMLPLNYRELSNQDVQGLLFEILSEKQKKAFVERWELDFAYTLPGTGRFRCNIFMQRKGLGAVMRVIPEKIKTAQELGLPPSVTDIIDCDRGLILVTGPTGSGKSTTLAALIHQINMTREAHIITVEDPIEFVHPNIKCLVNQREVGSHTKSFANALKAALREDPDILLVGELRDLETISLALTAAETGHIVFGTLHTNSASKTVDRIIDVFPAGQQQQIRTMLAESLRGVVAQSLFPRADGQGRVAAYEILRNTKAISNLIREGKVHQIASAMQTGSSQGMILFEKYIEDLVRKGKVSSADAKTFLGQSSENTAIQGTMAGMAGTAAGPRTKVG; encoded by the coding sequence ATGGCAACAATTGATGAACTATTTAAACTCATGGTCGAGCAAGGCGCTTCGGATTTACATATTACAAGTGGCGCCCCGCCCTATCTGCGTCTGCATGGCAACATGCTTCCGCTCAATTACCGTGAGCTTTCAAATCAAGACGTTCAAGGTTTGCTATTTGAAATCCTTTCTGAAAAACAAAAGAAAGCTTTCGTGGAAAGATGGGAATTAGACTTCGCCTACACCCTCCCAGGTACGGGCCGCTTTCGTTGCAATATCTTTATGCAACGAAAAGGACTTGGCGCCGTCATGCGTGTTATTCCAGAAAAAATTAAAACCGCTCAAGAACTTGGCCTTCCGCCCTCTGTGACTGACATTATCGACTGCGATCGTGGCCTCATTCTTGTAACGGGCCCAACCGGCTCAGGTAAATCAACCACGCTGGCAGCCTTGATTCATCAAATAAATATGACTCGCGAAGCTCACATCATTACGGTCGAAGACCCTATTGAGTTCGTACATCCAAATATCAAATGTCTTGTGAATCAACGTGAAGTTGGAAGTCATACAAAAAGTTTTGCCAACGCCCTAAAGGCGGCCTTGCGTGAAGATCCAGACATCCTTCTTGTGGGTGAGTTGCGTGACTTAGAAACCATTTCCCTAGCTCTTACCGCTGCGGAAACAGGTCATATCGTTTTCGGAACACTTCATACTAATAGCGCGTCTAAAACAGTGGATCGTATCATTGACGTATTCCCTGCGGGACAACAACAACAAATTCGCACAATGCTCGCTGAGAGCTTGCGCGGCGTTGTCGCTCAGTCGCTCTTTCCTCGCGCCGATGGACAAGGTCGAGTGGCTGCTTATGAAATCCTTCGCAACACCAAGGCTATTTCAAATCTAATTCGCGAAGGCAAGGTTCACCAAATTGCGTCCGCGATGCAGACAGGATCATCACAAGGTATGATTCTATTTGAAAAGTATATTGAAGATCTTGTGCGCAAGGGAAAAGTGTCTAGTGCTGATGCCAAAACATTCTTAGGCCAATCATCTGAGAATACGGCCATTCAAGGCACCATGGCTGGAATGGCGGGAACAGCTGCTGGCCCCCGCACAAAAGTAGGATAG
- a CDS encoding hypothetical protein (COG0274 Deoxyribose-phosphate aldolase) has protein sequence MQLSRYIDHTFLKPEATQVQIEKLCREALEHQFFSVCVNSSYVSLCADLLKNSNVAVCSVIGFPLGACDTETKAFETAQAIKNGASEIDMVIQIGKLKDKKYAEVEADIRSVVEAASGKKVKVIIETALLTEEEKIAACRASLNAKAHFVKTCTGFSGGGATVEDITLMKSVVGDKMEIKASGGIKDTATAQALIEAGATRLGTSSGVALVQGFASQGGY, from the coding sequence ATGCAACTAAGTCGTTATATTGACCATACTTTTCTAAAGCCTGAAGCAACGCAGGTACAAATCGAAAAGCTTTGCCGCGAGGCTCTCGAACACCAGTTCTTCAGTGTTTGCGTGAATTCCTCCTATGTTAGTTTGTGCGCCGATCTATTAAAGAACTCTAACGTTGCCGTTTGCAGCGTTATTGGTTTTCCATTAGGCGCATGTGATACGGAAACCAAAGCCTTCGAAACAGCTCAAGCCATCAAAAATGGCGCCTCGGAAATCGATATGGTTATTCAAATCGGAAAGCTCAAAGATAAAAAGTACGCCGAGGTAGAAGCTGACATTCGCTCTGTCGTTGAAGCAGCCAGTGGGAAAAAAGTAAAAGTTATTATTGAAACTGCACTACTCACTGAAGAAGAAAAAATAGCTGCATGCAGAGCTTCATTGAATGCAAAGGCTCACTTCGTAAAAACCTGCACAGGGTTTTCAGGTGGTGGAGCTACGGTTGAAGATATTACTCTGATGAAGAGTGTGGTTGGCGATAAAATGGAAATCAAAGCATCAGGTGGAATCAAGGACACAGCAACAGCTCAGGCTCTTATTGAGGCAGGTGCTACACGCTTAGGCACAAGTTCTGGCGTTGCTCTTGTTCAAGGATTCGCATCTCAAGGAGGTTACTAA